Proteins encoded in a region of the Streptomyces sp. NBC_00258 genome:
- a CDS encoding SPFH domain-containing protein, translating to MSTHDTPHTADVPEMPAPRVRESVAHSIGGGLALLLGLVGLLAGAGMIVSATAVDSTGGKAALIVSGILIGLAAFVAMCGLNMVAPGEARVVQLFGRYRGTIREDGLRWVNPLTSRTKISTRVRNHETAVLKVNDAYGNPIELAAVVVWKVEDTAQASFEVDDFLEFVATQTEAAVRHIAIEYPYDAHDEDGLSLRGNAEEITEKLAVELHARVEAAGVQIIESRFTHLAYAPEIASAMLQRQQAGAVVAARRQIVDGAVGMVEDALARITERDIVELDSERKAAMVSNLLVVLCGDRAPQPVLNTGSLYQ from the coding sequence ATGTCCACGCACGACACTCCACACACCGCCGACGTACCCGAGATGCCCGCACCGCGCGTCCGGGAGTCCGTCGCGCACAGCATCGGCGGCGGGCTCGCGCTGCTGCTCGGGCTGGTCGGACTGCTCGCGGGCGCCGGAATGATCGTCAGCGCCACCGCGGTGGACTCCACCGGCGGCAAGGCCGCGCTGATCGTGTCCGGCATCCTGATCGGCCTCGCGGCCTTCGTCGCCATGTGCGGCCTGAACATGGTGGCGCCGGGCGAGGCCCGCGTCGTCCAGCTCTTCGGCCGCTATCGCGGGACGATCCGCGAGGACGGCCTGCGCTGGGTGAACCCACTGACGTCCCGTACGAAGATCTCGACGCGGGTACGCAACCACGAGACGGCCGTCCTCAAGGTCAACGACGCCTACGGCAACCCGATCGAGCTCGCCGCGGTGGTGGTGTGGAAGGTCGAGGACACCGCACAGGCGAGCTTCGAGGTGGACGACTTCCTGGAGTTCGTCGCCACCCAGACCGAGGCGGCGGTGCGGCACATCGCCATCGAGTACCCGTACGACGCCCATGACGAGGACGGTCTGTCGCTGCGGGGCAACGCGGAGGAGATCACCGAGAAGCTCGCCGTCGAACTGCACGCGCGCGTGGAGGCCGCGGGCGTCCAGATCATCGAGTCCCGCTTCACGCATCTCGCGTACGCTCCCGAGATCGCCTCGGCGATGCTCCAGCGACAGCAGGCGGGCGCGGTCGTCGCCGCGCGGCGACAGATCGTGGACGGCGCGGTCGGCATGGTCGAGGACGCGCTCGCCCGGATCACCGAGCGGGACATCGTCGAGCTGGACTCCGAGCGGAAGGCGGCGATGGTGTCGAACCTGTTGGTGGTCCTGTGCGGCGACCGCGCCCCGCAGCCCGTCCTCAACACGGGGTCCCTCTACCAGTGA
- a CDS encoding PadR family transcriptional regulator has protein sequence MSIGHTLLGLLESGPRHGYDLKRAFDEKFGHDRPLHYGQVYSTMSRLLKNGLVEVDGIEAGDGPERKRYAITEAGVTDVQRWLATPEKPEPYLQSTLYTKVVLALLTHRDASGILDTQRAEHLRMMRMLTDRKRKGDLADQLICDHALFHLEADLRWLELTAARLGKLAEAVTR, from the coding sequence ATGTCCATCGGTCACACGCTCCTAGGGCTCCTGGAGTCCGGGCCCCGCCACGGTTACGACCTGAAGCGGGCCTTCGACGAGAAGTTCGGTCACGACCGGCCGCTCCACTACGGCCAGGTCTATTCGACGATGTCCCGGCTGCTGAAGAACGGCCTCGTGGAGGTCGACGGGATAGAGGCGGGCGACGGCCCGGAGCGGAAGCGGTACGCGATCACCGAAGCAGGCGTCACCGACGTCCAGCGCTGGCTCGCCACCCCGGAGAAGCCCGAGCCCTACCTCCAGTCGACCCTCTACACCAAGGTCGTCCTCGCCCTCCTCACCCACCGCGACGCGTCCGGGATCCTCGACACCCAGCGCGCCGAGCACCTGCGCATGATGCGGATGCTCACCGACCGCAAGCGCAAGGGCGACCTCGCCGACCAGCTGATCTGCGACCACGCACTCTTCCATCTCGAAGCCGACCTGCGGTGGCTGGAACTGACCGCCGCGCGCCTCGGCAAGCTCGCAGAGGCGGTGACTCGATGA